A genomic stretch from Glaciecola nitratireducens FR1064 includes:
- the kdsA gene encoding 3-deoxy-8-phosphooctulonate synthase produces the protein MITQVKVQDLTVDNNAPFVLFGGMNVLESRDLAMQIAEKYKEVTTKLGIPYVFKASFDKANRSSVNSYRGPGLEEGLRIFEEIKSQFHVPIITDVHEPFQAAPVAEVVDVIQLPAFLARQTDLVVAMAKTNAVINVKKPQFLAPHEMRHIITKFAEAGNEKILLCERGSCYGYNNLIVDMLGMDEMKTMAPVIFDATHALQQPGGRSDSAGGRRQQAAELARSGMALGIAGLFIESHPNPDEAKCDGPCALPLDKLEGYLSQMKAVDDLVKSFAPLNIL, from the coding sequence TTGATTACACAAGTAAAAGTACAAGATCTCACCGTCGATAATAATGCGCCATTTGTTCTTTTTGGTGGCATGAATGTTTTAGAATCACGTGATTTAGCTATGCAAATTGCTGAAAAATATAAGGAAGTAACTACTAAGTTAGGTATTCCATATGTGTTTAAGGCATCATTTGATAAAGCAAACAGAAGCTCTGTAAATTCGTATCGTGGACCTGGCTTAGAAGAAGGCTTGAGAATTTTTGAAGAAATCAAAAGTCAGTTTCATGTACCGATTATTACTGATGTCCATGAGCCTTTTCAGGCGGCGCCAGTAGCTGAAGTGGTCGATGTTATCCAGCTTCCTGCATTTTTAGCCCGCCAAACCGATCTCGTAGTGGCAATGGCAAAAACCAACGCGGTAATTAATGTTAAAAAACCGCAATTTTTAGCCCCACACGAAATGCGCCACATTATTACTAAGTTTGCAGAAGCGGGAAATGAAAAAATTCTGCTGTGCGAGCGAGGGTCCTGCTACGGATACAATAACCTGATTGTTGATATGTTGGGTATGGACGAAATGAAAACCATGGCGCCCGTGATTTTTGATGCCACGCACGCATTGCAGCAACCTGGGGGTCGCAGTGACTCTGCGGGAGGCCGCAGGCAGCAAGCCGCTGAGCTTGCGCGCAGTGGCATGGCGCTTGGCATTGCTGGTTTGTTCATTGAATCTCACCCTAACCCTGATGAAGCTAAATGTGACGGCCCGTGTGCATTGCCTCTTGATAAGTTGGAAGGCTACTTGTCACAAATGAAAGCGGTTGATGATTTGGTAAAAAGTTTTGCGCCGCTGAATATTTTATAG
- a CDS encoding SirB2 family protein — protein MYQAAIHIHVAAVVISLAFFSFRFALTLKGSNILQQKWLKITPHLVDTVLLGTAIWLLTLSSMVEVDGWVASKVIGVIMYIVSGFFALKWAKTNRSRVIGFVCAVIWLMLTASVAFSKQPFSFLA, from the coding sequence ATGTATCAAGCAGCAATACATATTCACGTAGCCGCAGTGGTGATAAGCCTCGCGTTTTTCTCATTCCGCTTTGCGCTGACGCTAAAGGGCAGTAACATATTGCAACAGAAGTGGCTTAAAATAACGCCTCACCTTGTAGATACGGTACTACTGGGAACCGCTATTTGGTTATTAACACTCTCTAGTATGGTGGAGGTTGATGGTTGGGTTGCCAGTAAAGTGATCGGTGTCATTATGTATATTGTGTCAGGATTTTTTGCATTAAAATGGGCGAAAACAAACCGTTCGCGAGTTATCGGTTTTGTTTGCGCCGTTATTTGGTTGATGCTAACTGCATCAGTTGCATTTTCTAAACAGCCGTTTTCTTTTTTGGCATAG
- the prmC gene encoding peptide chain release factor N(5)-glutamine methyltransferase, which translates to MLTENGIPFNGASAAHVNVITESINECITIADALSASRKLLAEHQENLTFNEPILEASIFVEQAFDKTSLQLITQSDAKLCDSAKKLLSTMLSKRISGVPVAYIVGHQPFWTLNLKVSEQTLIPRADSEIIVETAVSLSLVKDASILDLGTGTGAIALAIKSECPQWSVMGCDFKSEIVELANANARSNQLKVDFFLSDWFSAVPAAKRFDLIVSNPPYVEASSSWLQQGDVRFEPDSALTSGVDGLDDIRHIILRAPHFLNTAGYLLLEHGHEQAEVIQELLHEAGYKEVTTHKDLSGLDRATLGRWML; encoded by the coding sequence ATGCTTACTGAAAATGGGATACCGTTCAATGGTGCAAGCGCGGCGCACGTTAACGTCATTACTGAGAGCATTAACGAATGCATCACCATCGCGGATGCTTTGTCCGCTAGTCGAAAGTTACTAGCGGAACACCAAGAAAACCTGACTTTTAATGAGCCTATTCTCGAAGCGTCGATTTTTGTAGAACAAGCATTCGACAAAACATCTCTGCAGCTGATCACACAAAGCGATGCAAAACTTTGTGATAGCGCTAAGAAGCTGCTATCAACGATGCTGAGTAAACGTATATCTGGAGTTCCTGTAGCATATATTGTTGGTCATCAGCCGTTCTGGACTCTCAATTTGAAAGTGTCAGAGCAGACCCTAATACCTCGCGCTGACTCTGAAATTATAGTTGAAACGGCAGTATCACTGTCACTAGTAAAAGACGCTAGCATACTCGATCTGGGAACAGGAACAGGCGCGATTGCTCTCGCAATAAAATCAGAATGTCCACAGTGGAGTGTAATGGGATGTGATTTTAAAAGTGAAATAGTTGAACTTGCAAACGCGAATGCTCGCTCGAACCAACTTAAGGTCGATTTTTTCTTAAGTGATTGGTTTTCGGCCGTTCCAGCAGCGAAGCGCTTCGATTTGATTGTTTCAAACCCGCCTTATGTAGAAGCAAGCTCTAGCTGGCTTCAGCAAGGAGACGTTCGTTTTGAACCTGACAGCGCATTAACTTCTGGTGTAGACGGTTTGGATGACATCAGGCATATTATTTTGCGCGCTCCTCACTTTTTGAATACGGCTGGTTATTTGCTGCTTGAGCATGGACATGAACAAGCTGAAGTGATTCAAGAACTTTTACATGAAGCCGGTTACAAAGAAGTGACAACACACAAAGATTTAAGCGGATTGGATAGAGCTACGTTAGGACGTTGGATGCTTTAA
- the prfA gene encoding peptide chain release factor 1, whose protein sequence is MKQSVVHKLESLVERFEEVQALLGDASVIGNQEKFRNLSKEYAQLEEVVKQFGSYQSAQKDVESALEMLQENDPEMKEMAQEELKDSKARVETLETSLQILLLPTDPNDDNSCFLEIRAGAGGDEAAIFAGDLFRMYSRYAETKGWKLELISANEGDHGGFKEIIVNISGDGAYGVMKFESGGHRVQRVPETESQGRIHTSACTVAVLPEVPESQAIEINPADLRVDTFRASGAGGQHVNKTDSAIRLTHIPTGVVVECQDERSQHKNRAKAMSVLQARLNKIEEDKRNAEEASTRKTLVGSGDRSERIRTYNFPQGRVTDHRINLTLYKLDDVIAGDLGALMEPIRQEHQADMLASLSDEY, encoded by the coding sequence ATGAAACAGTCCGTAGTGCATAAATTAGAATCGTTGGTTGAACGCTTTGAAGAAGTTCAGGCCTTATTAGGCGATGCTAGTGTAATTGGTAATCAAGAAAAATTCCGCAATTTGTCTAAAGAATATGCTCAATTAGAAGAAGTTGTGAAACAGTTTGGCAGCTATCAATCGGCGCAAAAGGATGTTGAGTCTGCGCTAGAAATGCTGCAGGAAAACGATCCAGAAATGAAAGAAATGGCACAAGAGGAGTTGAAAGACAGCAAGGCACGTGTCGAAACGTTAGAAACTAGCTTGCAAATATTGCTCTTGCCGACAGATCCTAACGACGACAACAGCTGTTTCTTAGAAATTCGCGCAGGTGCTGGCGGTGATGAAGCCGCTATATTTGCAGGCGATCTCTTCCGTATGTACAGCCGTTACGCTGAAACGAAAGGCTGGAAACTAGAGTTGATCAGCGCTAATGAAGGTGATCACGGTGGTTTTAAAGAAATAATCGTTAATATAAGCGGTGATGGCGCATACGGTGTAATGAAGTTTGAATCCGGCGGGCATCGCGTTCAGCGGGTACCGGAAACGGAATCTCAAGGACGTATTCATACATCAGCCTGCACTGTTGCTGTTTTACCTGAAGTTCCTGAATCGCAGGCGATTGAAATTAATCCTGCGGACCTTCGCGTTGATACGTTCAGAGCATCGGGAGCCGGTGGTCAGCACGTCAACAAAACTGACTCAGCAATCAGACTTACACATATACCCACTGGCGTTGTGGTGGAATGCCAGGATGAGCGTTCGCAGCATAAAAATAGGGCGAAGGCGATGTCAGTACTGCAAGCTCGCTTGAATAAGATTGAAGAAGACAAACGTAACGCCGAAGAGGCCAGCACCAGAAAAACACTCGTAGGCAGCGGCGATCGTTCGGAGCGTATACGCACCTACAACTTCCCGCAGGGCCGTGTGACTGACCATAGAATTAACTTAACATTATATAAATTAGATGACGTAATTGCGGGTGATTTAGGCGCATTAATGGAGCCTATTCGCCAAGAACACCAGGCGGACATGCTCGCCTCATTGTCTGACGAGTATTAG
- the hemA gene encoding glutamyl-tRNA reductase has protein sequence MTIIALGINHKSAPVKLREKVAFSPDKLAHALQSCPQYTSAEQVVILSTCNRTEVYIQAKEPEDAQKLSEWLADFHQTDHETVRQHSYVKHGDDAINHLMRVACGLDSLIVGEPQILGQVKQAYTESKNAGKISTEFEKLFQSTFSVAKQVRTETEIGANAVSVAFAAVQLAKQIFSKLTHSNVLLIGAGETIELVAKHLVDAEAKSITVANRTLSRASKLADSLGGKAITISQIPEHLAQADIVISSTASSLPLISRSTVATALKVRKHKPMLLIDLAVPRDIENEVGELDDAYLYTVDDLQNIVEQNVANREVAAQQAEHMIGGMVASYGYWQQHYQNVDLIKNYREKAEKTRDDALQKALKQIGDGIAPDEAMKELAFKLTQAMLHGPTKALQQASKLSDDDNLKFLAKALGLEGTVKRKTGKQ, from the coding sequence ATGACCATCATTGCGCTCGGGATTAATCATAAGTCTGCACCGGTAAAGTTGCGGGAAAAAGTCGCTTTTTCTCCGGACAAACTCGCGCACGCGCTGCAATCTTGTCCGCAATACACAAGTGCAGAGCAAGTGGTTATATTATCCACTTGCAATAGAACGGAAGTATATATACAAGCAAAAGAACCTGAGGATGCTCAAAAACTATCGGAATGGTTGGCTGACTTTCACCAAACTGATCACGAAACGGTTCGACAGCACAGCTACGTGAAGCATGGAGATGATGCAATCAATCATCTTATGCGAGTTGCATGCGGATTAGACTCTTTGATTGTCGGAGAGCCGCAAATCTTAGGACAAGTGAAGCAGGCATATACGGAATCAAAAAACGCGGGTAAAATCAGCACAGAATTTGAAAAGCTATTTCAGTCGACATTTTCAGTCGCCAAACAAGTGCGTACTGAGACTGAAATTGGCGCAAACGCAGTTTCTGTGGCTTTCGCGGCTGTTCAACTAGCAAAGCAAATATTTTCAAAGTTAACACACAGTAACGTGCTGCTAATTGGCGCGGGAGAAACGATTGAACTAGTCGCAAAACATTTGGTTGACGCTGAAGCAAAGTCGATTACAGTGGCGAATAGAACCCTTTCTCGAGCCAGTAAGCTAGCAGACAGCCTGGGTGGTAAAGCCATTACTATCAGTCAAATACCAGAGCATTTAGCGCAAGCCGATATAGTGATTAGCTCAACAGCAAGTTCACTGCCACTAATAAGCAGAAGTACGGTGGCGACAGCGCTTAAAGTGAGAAAGCACAAACCGATGCTGCTGATTGATTTGGCCGTGCCTCGAGATATTGAAAACGAAGTGGGTGAGTTAGATGACGCGTATTTGTATACCGTGGATGACTTGCAGAATATTGTAGAGCAAAACGTAGCAAACCGAGAAGTTGCAGCGCAACAAGCCGAACACATGATTGGCGGTATGGTTGCCAGCTATGGTTATTGGCAACAACATTATCAAAATGTTGATCTCATAAAAAACTATCGTGAAAAAGCGGAAAAAACCCGCGATGACGCTCTGCAAAAAGCATTGAAACAGATTGGCGATGGCATTGCGCCAGATGAGGCTATGAAAGAGTTGGCCTTCAAGTTAACCCAAGCTATGTTGCACGGACCAACAAAGGCTTTGCAACAAGCCAGTAAACTGTCCGACGATGATAATCTAAAGTTTTTAGCAAAAGCTCTAGGTTTAGAAGGCACAGTTAAAAGAAAAACAGGAAAACAATGA
- the lolB gene encoding lipoprotein insertase outer membrane protein LolB, whose amino-acid sequence MLTFSSYRVFGVCLFLLLLSGCKNTLNLDKRAEIDMSAGYLQLPNQEKLRLMSHWELTGKIAVITPDERKSAYLNWQQANQSIDFRLTNLIGVSLLNLHYDGKIARLDADGENYEDVSTEALIYRTTGWILPLDNLPQWIKGSANEQDQVFLNESGLPQRIQPVCATCFGWEITYSQYKQVQGVWLPFSVEVNNPIKQTRLKFKVNQWQRK is encoded by the coding sequence GTGCTTACCTTTTCATCATATCGAGTTTTCGGTGTTTGTCTTTTTTTGCTGTTGCTTAGCGGATGTAAGAATACCCTTAATTTAGACAAGCGAGCAGAAATCGATATGTCCGCTGGCTATCTGCAGCTGCCAAATCAGGAAAAACTCAGATTGATGAGTCATTGGGAACTGACCGGTAAAATTGCAGTAATAACGCCTGATGAGCGCAAGAGTGCCTACCTAAATTGGCAGCAAGCAAATCAGTCCATTGACTTTCGGCTGACCAACCTAATAGGCGTATCGCTGTTAAATTTACACTACGACGGAAAAATTGCACGCTTAGATGCTGATGGTGAAAACTACGAAGACGTGTCAACTGAAGCGCTGATTTACAGAACTACTGGGTGGATATTGCCGCTTGATAACTTACCTCAGTGGATTAAAGGCTCCGCAAATGAACAGGACCAAGTTTTTTTAAACGAAAGCGGCTTACCTCAACGCATCCAACCTGTTTGTGCAACTTGCTTTGGCTGGGAAATCACCTACAGCCAATATAAACAGGTACAGGGTGTGTGGCTGCCCTTTTCTGTTGAAGTTAATAACCCGATTAAGCAAACTCGATTAAAATTTAAGGTTAACCAGTGGCAGAGAAAATAA
- the ispE gene encoding 4-(cytidine 5'-diphospho)-2-C-methyl-D-erythritol kinase, translated as MAEKIKWYPSPAKLNLFLHINGRYENGYHQLQSLFQLLDYGDDIGFVVNHKNEINIAEQISGVPEHENLVYRAAIALKPFAAEKSGCTIYINKRLPLGGGIGGGSSNAATVLLVLNQLWGCNLDTFALADIGLALGADVPIFVHGNTAFAEGVGEVLLPTTTPEKWYLVATPNVAISTKAIFTSVDLPRNTPKIDFKTYRFEETHNDCQTLVEKTHKEVANLLQWLVHYAPSRMTGTGASVFAVFDAKENADKVLHLLPECYTGFVAKGVNLSGLHIALGMQHS; from the coding sequence GTGGCAGAGAAAATAAAGTGGTATCCAAGCCCAGCAAAGCTCAACCTGTTTTTGCACATCAATGGACGATATGAAAATGGATATCATCAGCTGCAAAGCTTATTTCAGCTATTAGATTACGGCGATGACATTGGCTTTGTTGTTAATCATAAGAACGAAATCAATATAGCTGAGCAAATATCGGGTGTGCCTGAACACGAAAACTTAGTCTACCGAGCTGCTATCGCGCTGAAGCCCTTTGCAGCAGAAAAATCAGGTTGCACAATATACATTAATAAAAGATTACCTCTCGGCGGCGGGATCGGTGGCGGATCTTCAAACGCAGCCACTGTATTACTTGTGTTAAATCAACTATGGGGCTGCAATCTCGACACGTTCGCCTTAGCCGACATTGGATTGGCGCTAGGTGCTGACGTTCCTATTTTCGTGCACGGCAACACCGCATTCGCAGAAGGCGTAGGTGAAGTATTATTACCAACCACGACACCTGAAAAATGGTATTTGGTAGCGACGCCCAATGTGGCAATATCAACCAAAGCTATTTTTACGTCTGTAGATTTACCGCGAAATACCCCAAAGATTGATTTCAAAACGTACCGTTTTGAAGAAACTCACAACGATTGCCAAACTTTAGTGGAGAAAACGCATAAGGAAGTTGCAAATTTATTACAGTGGTTGGTACACTACGCACCGTCCCGGATGACTGGAACAGGTGCAAGTGTTTTTGCAGTTTTCGATGCGAAAGAAAACGCAGACAAGGTTCTCCACTTGCTACCCGAATGTTACACTGGTTTTGTTGCTAAAGGCGTTAACCTTTCAGGTTTGCATATCGCCTTGGGTATGCAACACAGCTAA
- a CDS encoding ribose-phosphate pyrophosphokinase has product MPDMKLFAGNAVPELAQKVAERLYTKLGNASVGRFSDGEICVEIHENVRGSDVFIIQSTCAPTNDNLMELIVMIDAFRRASAGRITAVIPYFGYARQDRRVRSARVPITAKVVADFLSNVGVDRVLTIDLHAEQIQGFFDVPVDNAFGTPILLDDMFQRDFVRPIVVSPDIGGVVRARATAKLLNDTDLAIIDKRRPKANVAQVMNIIGDVKGRDCIIVDDMIDTGGTLAKAAEALKEHGAARVFAYATHAIFSGNAVQNLRDSVIDEIIITDSIPLSAEMRALKKVKQLSLSEMLAETIRRISNEESISAMFEY; this is encoded by the coding sequence GTGCCTGATATGAAGCTTTTTGCAGGAAATGCTGTACCTGAACTCGCCCAGAAAGTCGCCGAACGTTTATACACTAAATTAGGAAATGCCAGTGTTGGTCGTTTTAGTGATGGTGAAATTTGCGTAGAAATCCATGAAAACGTGCGTGGTTCTGACGTTTTCATTATTCAATCTACTTGTGCGCCGACGAATGATAATTTGATGGAATTGATTGTCATGATTGATGCTTTTCGTCGTGCATCTGCCGGTCGTATCACAGCGGTTATTCCTTACTTTGGTTATGCTCGTCAAGACAGACGAGTACGCTCGGCAAGGGTTCCGATTACCGCTAAAGTAGTTGCTGACTTCCTATCGAACGTTGGCGTAGATCGAGTGCTGACGATTGATTTACACGCAGAACAGATTCAAGGTTTCTTTGATGTGCCGGTAGACAATGCCTTCGGTACACCGATATTGCTCGATGACATGTTCCAGCGTGATTTTGTTCGACCTATTGTCGTGTCTCCTGACATCGGCGGCGTTGTAAGAGCTCGAGCAACAGCAAAATTATTGAACGATACAGACCTTGCAATTATCGATAAGCGTCGACCTAAAGCGAACGTTGCTCAAGTCATGAATATTATCGGTGATGTTAAAGGGCGCGACTGTATTATCGTCGATGACATGATTGACACCGGCGGAACGCTAGCGAAAGCAGCTGAAGCATTGAAAGAACATGGAGCTGCAAGAGTCTTTGCATACGCAACACATGCAATATTCTCTGGTAACGCTGTGCAGAATCTTCGAGACTCTGTTATTGATGAAATTATTATTACTGACAGTATCCCACTTAGCGCAGAAATGAGAGCATTGAAGAAAGTGAAACAATTATCACTGTCAGAAATGTTAGCGGAAACCATTCGACGTATTAGCAACGAAGAATCTATATCTGCAATGTTTGAATACTAA
- a CDS encoding 50S ribosomal protein L25/general stress protein Ctc gives MSDAIFKLDATIRTDLGKGASRRLRLQDKVPAIVYGGDEAPVSITLDHNKVNQAQDFEAFYSHVLTINIEGKKVEALVKDMQRHPYKPKVTHIDFQRVIAGQSLTTNVPIHFINEAESDAIKFNGGHAEHHMNDIEITCLPKNLPEYIEVDLKNIEIGQTIHLSDVTFPKGVESVELGKGEEHDLAVVTVKTAKGPSVEEDADDAAEGEADTTAE, from the coding sequence ATGTCTGACGCAATTTTTAAATTGGATGCAACTATCCGAACTGACCTAGGGAAAGGTGCGAGCCGCCGCCTTCGTCTACAGGATAAAGTGCCTGCAATCGTATACGGTGGTGATGAAGCACCAGTATCTATTACGCTTGATCACAACAAAGTGAACCAAGCACAAGATTTCGAAGCTTTTTACTCACACGTGTTGACTATCAACATCGAAGGTAAAAAAGTAGAAGCACTTGTAAAAGATATGCAACGTCACCCTTACAAGCCAAAAGTAACGCACATCGATTTCCAGCGTGTTATTGCTGGCCAATCATTAACGACTAATGTTCCTATTCACTTTATTAACGAAGCTGAATCTGATGCGATTAAATTTAATGGCGGTCACGCTGAGCATCACATGAACGACATCGAAATCACTTGTTTGCCTAAAAACCTACCAGAATATATCGAAGTTGATTTGAAGAACATTGAAATTGGTCAAACAATTCACTTGTCTGACGTTACCTTCCCTAAAGGCGTTGAGTCAGTAGAGTTAGGCAAAGGCGAAGAGCATGATTTAGCAGTTGTTACTGTTAAAACAGCTAAAGGCCCAAGCGTTGAAGAAGATGCTGACGATGCAGCTGAAGGTGAAGCAGACACTACTGCGGAATAA
- the pth gene encoding aminoacyl-tRNA hydrolase has translation MSDIRLIVGLGNPGPEYQNTRHNAGAMFVESLASRFNCPLKFESKFFGFTGRFTLHGRDIRLLIPTTFMNRSGQAVAALANFYKIDYTQLLVAFDELDFEPGIAKFKIGGSSTQNGIRDIVANLANQREFLRLRIGIGHPGHKGKVTGHVLGKASQAEQEKIDAAIDEAIRCTEILIKQDLVSATQRLHSFKAD, from the coding sequence TTGTCTGACATTCGTCTAATCGTGGGCCTGGGTAATCCAGGCCCCGAATATCAAAACACTCGTCACAATGCGGGTGCTATGTTTGTTGAAAGCTTAGCTTCAAGGTTTAACTGCCCTTTAAAGTTTGAAAGTAAGTTTTTTGGTTTCACTGGTCGCTTTACTCTGCACGGTAGAGACATCCGCTTACTCATTCCAACAACCTTCATGAATAGAAGTGGGCAAGCCGTTGCTGCATTAGCGAACTTCTACAAAATAGATTACACCCAACTATTAGTTGCGTTCGATGAACTCGACTTTGAGCCCGGCATCGCTAAATTTAAAATAGGCGGAAGCTCTACGCAGAATGGCATTCGCGACATTGTTGCCAATTTAGCCAATCAGCGTGAATTTTTGCGTTTGAGAATAGGAATTGGCCATCCCGGTCACAAAGGTAAAGTGACGGGTCATGTTTTAGGTAAAGCTTCACAAGCTGAGCAAGAAAAAATAGATGCGGCTATAGACGAAGCTATACGCTGCACAGAAATATTGATTAAACAAGATTTAGTCTCTGCCACACAGCGCTTACACTCTTTTAAAGCGGATTAA
- the ychF gene encoding redox-regulated ATPase YchF produces MGFKCGIVGLPNVGKSTLFNALTKAGIEAANFPFCTIEPNTGVVPVPDERLTALAEIVKPQRVIPTTMEFVDIAGLVAGASKGEGLGNKFLANIRETDAIGHVVRCFDDENIIHVAGKVDPQEDIDVINTELALSDLETAEKAMLRVGKRAKSGDSDAKFELKVLEKLLPHLNEGELLRSVQLSKEEHAAIAYMNFLTLKPTMYIANVNEEGFEKNPYLDKVRAIAEAEGAIVVSVCAAIESDIAELDEEEKAEFMAELGLTEPGLNRVIRAGYSLLTLETYFTAGVKEVRAWTYPIGSTAPQGAGKIHTDFEKGFIRAEIIGYDDYIACRGESGAKDAGKWRLEGKEYILKDGDVIHFRFNV; encoded by the coding sequence ATGGGTTTCAAATGCGGCATTGTCGGCCTTCCGAACGTAGGTAAATCTACTCTTTTTAATGCATTGACTAAAGCAGGCATAGAAGCAGCCAACTTTCCGTTTTGCACGATTGAGCCTAACACTGGCGTCGTACCCGTTCCTGACGAACGCTTAACTGCATTAGCAGAAATAGTTAAACCTCAGCGTGTTATTCCTACAACTATGGAGTTTGTAGACATTGCAGGCTTGGTTGCTGGTGCATCAAAAGGTGAAGGTTTAGGTAATAAGTTTTTGGCAAATATCAGAGAGACCGATGCTATCGGTCACGTTGTGCGTTGTTTTGACGACGAAAACATTATTCATGTTGCAGGTAAAGTGGATCCTCAGGAAGATATTGATGTAATTAATACCGAACTAGCCCTCTCCGATTTAGAAACTGCAGAAAAAGCGATGCTTCGCGTTGGTAAACGAGCGAAGAGCGGTGATTCTGATGCTAAATTTGAACTGAAAGTACTGGAAAAGTTGCTACCGCACTTAAATGAGGGAGAGTTACTGCGCTCTGTTCAACTGAGTAAAGAAGAACATGCGGCAATTGCCTATATGAACTTCTTAACGTTAAAGCCAACGATGTATATTGCCAACGTTAACGAAGAGGGCTTTGAAAAGAATCCATACCTTGACAAGGTGCGTGCGATAGCTGAAGCCGAAGGCGCTATTGTTGTTAGCGTTTGCGCAGCGATTGAATCAGATATTGCAGAACTAGACGAAGAAGAAAAAGCCGAGTTTATGGCTGAGCTAGGGCTAACTGAGCCTGGTTTGAATCGCGTAATTCGCGCTGGTTATAGCCTCTTAACGCTCGAGACATATTTTACAGCTGGCGTAAAAGAAGTGAGAGCTTGGACTTACCCTATCGGTTCAACCGCGCCACAAGGTGCCGGTAAAATTCATACAGACTTTGAAAAAGGTTTCATCCGTGCTGAAATTATTGGTTATGATGACTACATTGCATGCAGAGGCGAATCGGGTGCCAAAGATGCAGGTAAATGGCGTTTAGAAGGTAAAGAATACATCCTAAAAGACGGCGATGTAATTCACTTTAGATTTAACGTATAG